One genomic segment of Pseudomonadota bacterium includes these proteins:
- a CDS encoding zinc ribbon domain-containing protein, producing MPSARQERRVSGSISSTHPCGRCASPVGAGSRFCAVCGMPQAAACPRCNAAVPAGSRFCGDCGCAIAPLPAPASAPPPAPAPASAPPPAPAPAPAP from the coding sequence ATGCCTTCGGCGCGACAGGAGAGACGAGTGAGCGGTTCCATCTCATCGACGCATCCCTGCGGGCGATGCGCGAGCCCCGTAGGCGCAGGTTCACGCTTCTGTGCGGTCTGTGGCATGCCGCAGGCCGCCGCGTGTCCCCGTTGCAATGCCGCGGTGCCCGCGGGGTCGCGCTTCTGCGGCGACTGTGGATGCGCGATTGCGCCTCTGCCCGCGCCTGCGTCTGCGCCCCCGCCCGCGCCCGCGCCTGCGTCTGCGCCACCGCCCGCGCCCGCGCCCGCGCCCGCGCC
- a CDS encoding adenylate/guanylate cyclase domain-containing protein, giving the protein MYHRVCNGAMASPEVMRDTDRRRLHGLSLGLVLLLMALSWLGAFDALDNVFIDMLMRHGSRRTTDPRVVLVYVTDHTRSAMGYPPSFPRAEIARYLKKVSDLGARVQLVDVLLGSNQASSAERDGELAIIDVARKVPDIVFDAMPRADFVNNRTVLEEPLPQARGAQNLSLAQSFRLSDGTSIARDFSVYQVYSASSSRLPLLAPEPSDPTPLAFLPHLAWEGARRLERVALGTPRRHSGLADGRPWYIASGGYVDLGSQRVWTFGANASVFLDFQRPLRPHDPANTSLYGADALFEMWTYEDLMRFSFSPGARPFEGKVVMLGSQEQAGHDFFDTPLGQQDGPSINAQLLTSLIDNRFLLPVGEHVVLALCLVLWAVGAFLFARLSPVRSGLAAAVLALLVLGIGGALYHGNALWLRVCAPVASVAATWAAVTVLRARAADQERRFVRETFSRYAPHQVVDLLLADPRRLRLGGDSQEVTVLFADINGFTSITETMGPEQTIEMLNEYFARMTTVVFRHHGLIKQFVGDEIMVIFGAPIARDDHARLALAAAWEMREETSRLRAERESAGKPGFDLKFGVNSGRVVLGNIGSPQRVEYGAVGDVVNAASRIMGLTKEVSSVTRILVGQSTADLAGEQWDLAEMGTFSVRGKTQTVTVFELRGPQQPRG; this is encoded by the coding sequence TTGTACCATCGGGTCTGCAATGGGGCAATGGCCTCCCCGGAAGTGATGCGCGACACCGACCGGCGTCGTCTGCACGGTCTGTCGCTGGGACTCGTGCTGCTGCTCATGGCGCTCTCCTGGCTGGGGGCCTTTGACGCCCTCGACAACGTCTTCATCGACATGCTCATGCGCCATGGCAGTCGACGCACCACCGACCCTCGTGTCGTTCTGGTGTACGTTACAGACCACACCCGCAGCGCGATGGGGTATCCCCCGAGCTTTCCACGCGCCGAGATAGCGCGCTACCTTAAAAAGGTGTCTGATCTCGGGGCGCGGGTTCAGCTCGTCGATGTCCTTCTTGGCTCCAACCAGGCAAGCAGCGCGGAGAGGGACGGTGAGCTCGCGATCATCGACGTGGCCCGAAAGGTTCCTGACATCGTCTTCGATGCGATGCCGCGGGCTGATTTCGTGAACAACAGAACCGTGCTCGAAGAGCCCCTGCCGCAGGCGCGTGGCGCGCAGAACCTGAGCCTCGCACAGTCGTTTCGTCTCAGTGATGGCACTTCGATTGCGCGAGATTTTTCAGTGTATCAGGTGTACTCGGCTTCCTCCAGCCGCCTGCCGCTGCTCGCCCCCGAGCCGTCAGACCCCACACCTCTGGCGTTTCTGCCCCATCTCGCCTGGGAGGGGGCGCGGCGCCTGGAACGGGTTGCGCTCGGCACTCCGCGCAGGCACTCGGGGCTTGCCGATGGCCGACCCTGGTACATTGCGTCGGGGGGGTACGTCGATCTCGGTTCTCAGCGGGTGTGGACGTTCGGAGCGAACGCCTCGGTCTTTCTCGATTTTCAGCGACCGCTGCGTCCGCACGATCCGGCGAACACGTCGCTCTATGGGGCGGACGCGCTCTTCGAGATGTGGACATACGAAGATCTCATGCGCTTCTCGTTCAGTCCAGGGGCTCGTCCCTTTGAGGGAAAGGTGGTGATGCTCGGCTCTCAGGAGCAGGCGGGCCACGATTTCTTCGATACGCCCCTGGGACAACAGGATGGACCGTCCATCAATGCCCAGCTCCTCACGTCTCTGATAGACAACCGGTTTCTGCTGCCCGTGGGCGAGCACGTGGTTCTTGCTCTCTGTCTCGTCTTGTGGGCAGTGGGCGCTTTCCTGTTCGCCCGGCTGTCTCCCGTGCGGTCTGGGCTTGCTGCGGCAGTGCTGGCGCTCTTGGTGCTCGGAATCGGGGGGGCGCTCTATCACGGCAACGCGCTCTGGTTGCGTGTCTGCGCACCCGTGGCCTCGGTCGCCGCCACGTGGGCGGCGGTGACCGTGCTGAGGGCGAGGGCCGCGGATCAGGAGCGTCGCTTCGTACGTGAGACGTTCTCGCGCTACGCCCCGCATCAGGTGGTCGATCTGCTCCTTGCCGATCCCCGCCGGCTTCGTTTGGGGGGCGACTCGCAAGAGGTCACTGTGCTGTTCGCCGACATCAACGGCTTCACGTCCATCACCGAGACGATGGGGCCGGAGCAGACCATCGAGATGCTCAACGAGTACTTTGCGCGCATGACAACCGTTGTGTTCCGCCACCACGGGCTCATCAAGCAGTTCGTGGGGGACGAGATCATGGTCATCTTCGGTGCGCCGATTGCCCGCGATGATCACGCTCGGCTCGCTCTTGCGGCAGCGTGGGAGATGCGCGAGGAAACCTCGCGCTTGCGTGCTGAGCGAGAGTCGGCGGGGAAGCCGGGCTTCGACCTGAAGTTCGGGGTGAACAGCGGACGTGTCGTGCTGGGAAACATCGGGTCGCCGCAGCGTGTTGAGTACGGTGCGGTGGGCGATGTGGTCAATGCCGCGTCGCGCATCATGGGACTCACCAAAGAGGTCAGCAGCGTTACCCGGATTCTCGTAGGGCAGAGCACAGCTGACCTTGCCGGAGAACAATGGGATCTGGCCGAAATGGGAACCTTCAGCGTCAGGGGAAAGACCCAGACCGTAACAGTGTTCGAGCTGAGAGGCCCACAGCAGCCGCGCGGCTGA